A genome region from Setaria italica strain Yugu1 chromosome III, Setaria_italica_v2.0, whole genome shotgun sequence includes the following:
- the LOC101755110 gene encoding ribonuclease 3-like protein 2 isoform X2 translates to MTPAHKPRKRGPPAPSPPPPAARPVQLPPPGFIADRAEAAARVERLLRYQFRDRALLDEALTHQSFSDTATSYQRLEFVGDAALGLAFTNFLYLTNPTLGPGALSTLRAANISTEKLARVAVRHDLYPLLRRKCARLDLLVGQFIDSVKEELNEDLATAPYGGSVVKAPKVLADIVESIAAAVYVDCKFDLEKLWKVTRWLFEPIVTAETIDEQPVRTLHELCQKHGKVAQFKTWQRGGMMVVNVFVGGEMVGLGSSEQKVIAKLNAARDALGKLVSGAKQQVLITGVGNGLGDEVGELRECKHKLTEHCIGKNWPKPIFNWIKLGNMIISCMCPSQVKTPQILGNLANSKN, encoded by the exons ATGACGCCGGCGCACAAGCCCCGCAAGCGCGGCCCGCCGGCTCCAtctccgcctccacccgcgGCACGCCCCGTCCagctcccgccgccgggctTCATCGCCGACcgcgcggaggccgcggcgcgcgTGGAGCGTCTGCTGCGCTACCAGTTCCGCGACCGCGCCCTCCTCGACGAGGCGCTCACGCACCAGTCCTTCTCCGACACGGCGACTTCCTACCAGCGGCTCGAGTTCGTCGGGGACGCCGCGCTCGGCCTCGCCTTCACCAACTTCCTCTACCTCACCAACCCCACCCTCGGTCCCGGCGCGCTCTCCACGCTCCGCGCCGCCAACATCTCCACCGAGAAGCTTGCGCGTGTCGCCGTCCGCCACGACCTCTACCCGCTGCTCCGCCGCAAGTGCGCCCGCCTCGACCTCCTT GTAGGCCAGTTTATTGATTCAGTGAAGGAAGAACTAAACGAGGACCTTGCCACTGCACCCTATGGTGGTAGTGTGGTTAAAGCTCCCAAGGTTCTTGCGGATATTGTTGAGTCCATCGCTGCTGCTGTCTACGTTGATTGCAAATTTGACCTTGAGAAGCTTTGGAag GTTACAAGGTGGCTCTTTGAGCCAATTGTCACAGCAGAAACCATAGATGAACAACCTGTGAGAACATTGCATGAGTTATGCCAGAAACATGGCAAAGTTGCACAGTTTAAGACATGGCAGAGAGGTGGGATGATGGTGGTAAATGTATTTGTTGGTGGGGAGATGGTTGGGCTTGGCTCCTCGGAGCAGAAGGTAATTGCTAAGCTCAATGCTGCACGAGATGCGTTAGGCAAGCTTGTCAGTGGTGCAAAGCAGCAAGTATTGATCACCGGGGTTGGCAATGGATTGGGGGATGAGGTTGGAGAGCTCAGGGAGTGTAAACATAAACTTACTGAGCACTGCATCGGAAAGAATTGGCCAAAACCCATCTTTAA CTGGATCAAACTTGGAAACATGATCATATCTTGTATGTGTCCATCTCAGGTGAAAACACCACAAATATTAGGAAATCTTGCAAATTCGAAAAACTAG
- the LOC101755110 gene encoding ribonuclease 3-like protein 2 isoform X3, with product MTPAHKPRKRGPPAPSPPPPAARPVQLPPPGFIADRAEAAARVERLLRYQFRDRALLDEALTHQSFSDTATSYQRLEFVGDAALGLAFTNFLYLTNPTLGPGALSTLRAANISTEKLARVAVRHDLYPLLRRKCARLDLLVGQFIDSVKEELNEDLATAPYGGSVVKAPKVLADIVESIAAAVYVDCKFDLEKLWKVTRWLFEPIVTAETIDEQPVRTLHELCQKHGKVAQFKTWQRGGMMVVNVFVGGEMVGLGSSEQKVIAKLNAARDALGKLVSGAKQQVLITGVGNGLGDEVGELRECKHKLTEHCIGKNWPKPIFNWIKLGNMIISCMCPSQVGKRRRPCT from the exons ATGACGCCGGCGCACAAGCCCCGCAAGCGCGGCCCGCCGGCTCCAtctccgcctccacccgcgGCACGCCCCGTCCagctcccgccgccgggctTCATCGCCGACcgcgcggaggccgcggcgcgcgTGGAGCGTCTGCTGCGCTACCAGTTCCGCGACCGCGCCCTCCTCGACGAGGCGCTCACGCACCAGTCCTTCTCCGACACGGCGACTTCCTACCAGCGGCTCGAGTTCGTCGGGGACGCCGCGCTCGGCCTCGCCTTCACCAACTTCCTCTACCTCACCAACCCCACCCTCGGTCCCGGCGCGCTCTCCACGCTCCGCGCCGCCAACATCTCCACCGAGAAGCTTGCGCGTGTCGCCGTCCGCCACGACCTCTACCCGCTGCTCCGCCGCAAGTGCGCCCGCCTCGACCTCCTT GTAGGCCAGTTTATTGATTCAGTGAAGGAAGAACTAAACGAGGACCTTGCCACTGCACCCTATGGTGGTAGTGTGGTTAAAGCTCCCAAGGTTCTTGCGGATATTGTTGAGTCCATCGCTGCTGCTGTCTACGTTGATTGCAAATTTGACCTTGAGAAGCTTTGGAag GTTACAAGGTGGCTCTTTGAGCCAATTGTCACAGCAGAAACCATAGATGAACAACCTGTGAGAACATTGCATGAGTTATGCCAGAAACATGGCAAAGTTGCACAGTTTAAGACATGGCAGAGAGGTGGGATGATGGTGGTAAATGTATTTGTTGGTGGGGAGATGGTTGGGCTTGGCTCCTCGGAGCAGAAGGTAATTGCTAAGCTCAATGCTGCACGAGATGCGTTAGGCAAGCTTGTCAGTGGTGCAAAGCAGCAAGTATTGATCACCGGGGTTGGCAATGGATTGGGGGATGAGGTTGGAGAGCTCAGGGAGTGTAAACATAAACTTACTGAGCACTGCATCGGAAAGAATTGGCCAAAACCCATCTTTAA CTGGATCAAACTTGGAAACATGATCATATCTTGTATGTGTCCATCTCAG GTTGGAAAGAGAAGGCGGCCCTGCACATGA
- the LOC101755110 gene encoding ribonuclease 3-like protein 2 isoform X1 has protein sequence MTPAHKPRKRGPPAPSPPPPAARPVQLPPPGFIADRAEAAARVERLLRYQFRDRALLDEALTHQSFSDTATSYQRLEFVGDAALGLAFTNFLYLTNPTLGPGALSTLRAANISTEKLARVAVRHDLYPLLRRKCARLDLLVGQFIDSVKEELNEDLATAPYGGSVVKAPKVLADIVESIAAAVYVDCKFDLEKLWKVTRWLFEPIVTAETIDEQPVRTLHELCQKHGKVAQFKTWQRGGMMVVNVFVGGEMVGLGSSEQKVIAKLNAARDALGKLVSGAKQQVLITGVGNGLGDEVGELRECKHKLTEHCIGKNWPKPIFKLEREGGPAHERKFVCSVQVETQNGTFVTIGDPMSRLKDAENSAAQKMVELLLQL, from the exons ATGACGCCGGCGCACAAGCCCCGCAAGCGCGGCCCGCCGGCTCCAtctccgcctccacccgcgGCACGCCCCGTCCagctcccgccgccgggctTCATCGCCGACcgcgcggaggccgcggcgcgcgTGGAGCGTCTGCTGCGCTACCAGTTCCGCGACCGCGCCCTCCTCGACGAGGCGCTCACGCACCAGTCCTTCTCCGACACGGCGACTTCCTACCAGCGGCTCGAGTTCGTCGGGGACGCCGCGCTCGGCCTCGCCTTCACCAACTTCCTCTACCTCACCAACCCCACCCTCGGTCCCGGCGCGCTCTCCACGCTCCGCGCCGCCAACATCTCCACCGAGAAGCTTGCGCGTGTCGCCGTCCGCCACGACCTCTACCCGCTGCTCCGCCGCAAGTGCGCCCGCCTCGACCTCCTT GTAGGCCAGTTTATTGATTCAGTGAAGGAAGAACTAAACGAGGACCTTGCCACTGCACCCTATGGTGGTAGTGTGGTTAAAGCTCCCAAGGTTCTTGCGGATATTGTTGAGTCCATCGCTGCTGCTGTCTACGTTGATTGCAAATTTGACCTTGAGAAGCTTTGGAag GTTACAAGGTGGCTCTTTGAGCCAATTGTCACAGCAGAAACCATAGATGAACAACCTGTGAGAACATTGCATGAGTTATGCCAGAAACATGGCAAAGTTGCACAGTTTAAGACATGGCAGAGAGGTGGGATGATGGTGGTAAATGTATTTGTTGGTGGGGAGATGGTTGGGCTTGGCTCCTCGGAGCAGAAGGTAATTGCTAAGCTCAATGCTGCACGAGATGCGTTAGGCAAGCTTGTCAGTGGTGCAAAGCAGCAAGTATTGATCACCGGGGTTGGCAATGGATTGGGGGATGAGGTTGGAGAGCTCAGGGAGTGTAAACATAAACTTACTGAGCACTGCATCGGAAAGAATTGGCCAAAACCCATCTTTAA GTTGGAAAGAGAAGGCGGCCCTGCACATGAAAGGAAGTTTGTGTGTTCTGTTCAGGTAGAAACCCAAAATGGCACTTTTGTAACAATAGGTGATCCTATGTCAAGGTTAAAGGATGCAGAGAACTCCGCTGCACAGAAGATGGTGGAACTACTATTGCAGTTGTGA